From one Cyanobacterium stanieri PCC 7202 genomic stretch:
- a CDS encoding FAD-dependent pyridine nucleotide-disulfide oxidoreductase (PFAM: Pyridine nucleotide-disulphide oxidoreductase~COGs: COG1252 NADH dehydrogenase FAD-containing subunit~InterPro IPR013027~KEGG: cyt:cce_0154 type 2 NADH dehydrogenase~PFAM: FAD-dependent pyridine nucleotide-disulphide oxidoreductase~SPTR: FAD-dependent pyridine nucleotide-disulphide oxidoreductase): MTKKILILGGGFGGLYTALRLQELDWGVNFPEITLIDKGDRFLFSPLLYELITEEMQSWEVAPYYTELLEDSKINFIQDTVTGVNLEQKTVSLQSHDTLEYDRLVIALGGITPSQTVTGAKEYAIPFRTLNDAYRVKEKLRQLENSEQEKIRVAIVGGGYSGVELGVKIADRLKERGKIRIIDRGSQILKQSPEFNRKTAEKALSDRKIWLDLETEITAIEENQISLQYKNLVDTIPVDLVLWTVGTKPVKLLDGLSLPQNENGKITINHELQVKDYPEIFALGDLVESLDNNGNILPSTAQVAFQQSDYCAWNIWASLKDKPLLPFRYQPLGEMISLGVDNATLSGLGVSLDGGLAYLARRFVYLYRLPTPKHQLKVGLSWLSAPFANLLSS, from the coding sequence GTGACCAAAAAAATATTAATTCTCGGTGGTGGTTTTGGGGGACTTTATACCGCCTTACGTTTACAAGAATTAGACTGGGGGGTAAATTTTCCTGAAATTACTTTAATCGATAAGGGCGATCGCTTCTTATTTTCTCCCTTACTATATGAATTAATAACTGAAGAAATGCAAAGTTGGGAAGTGGCCCCCTACTACACCGAATTATTAGAAGATAGTAAAATTAACTTTATCCAAGACACCGTCACAGGAGTAAACCTAGAACAAAAAACCGTCAGCCTACAATCTCACGATACCCTAGAATATGACCGTTTAGTAATTGCCCTCGGTGGCATAACTCCCTCCCAAACTGTTACAGGCGCCAAAGAATATGCCATCCCCTTCCGCACTCTTAATGATGCCTATCGTGTCAAAGAAAAACTAAGACAACTGGAAAATTCGGAACAAGAAAAAATCCGAGTTGCCATTGTTGGGGGTGGTTATAGCGGTGTGGAATTAGGCGTAAAAATAGCTGATAGGCTCAAAGAAAGGGGAAAAATTAGAATTATTGACCGAGGTAGCCAAATTCTCAAACAATCCCCCGAATTTAACCGTAAAACCGCTGAAAAAGCTCTTAGCGATCGCAAAATATGGTTAGATTTAGAAACAGAAATTACCGCCATAGAAGAAAATCAAATCTCCTTGCAATACAAAAATCTAGTGGATACCATTCCCGTAGACTTAGTATTATGGACAGTAGGCACAAAACCCGTAAAACTCTTAGATGGGTTGAGTTTACCTCAAAATGAAAACGGAAAAATCACCATCAACCATGAGTTACAAGTAAAAGACTATCCCGAAATATTTGCCCTCGGTGACTTAGTAGAATCCTTGGATAATAATGGTAATATCCTTCCTTCCACCGCACAGGTTGCTTTCCAACAATCAGATTATTGCGCCTGGAACATTTGGGCATCCCTCAAAGATAAACCCTTACTACCCTTCCGTTATCAACCCCTAGGGGAGATGATTTCTTTGGGAGTGGATAATGCCACCCTCAGCGGTTTGGGAGTATCCCTCGATGGCGGTTTGGCATATTTAGCCCGTAGATTCGTATACCTCTATCGTCTCCCCACCCCAAAACATCAATTAAAAGTAGGTTTAAGTTGGTTAAGTGCGCCTTTTGCTAACTTATTATCATCATAA